A genomic window from Vigna radiata var. radiata cultivar VC1973A chromosome 2, Vradiata_ver6, whole genome shotgun sequence includes:
- the LOC111241275 gene encoding uncharacterized protein LOC111241275, with protein MFDAGTYSSAVPDWLLAATLSKMVPPLRSQNRTTTAPFRPSQEGFLAFSFLALNQKRALPSILNSARCTLSSSATPCNSKNFFAFETHPHRSNPSKVGSSILFFPLGCTSWRSPAPSPTFSSCLLLFSLIEAWSWLLCHYLCLPSINRNFHHPIDFGNVSIQQFLDYLIPAASQRDKFWNPTPPLRNGRFLVTSFFPFLILQHYSRNDSSPVFGSLSI; from the exons ATGTTCGATGCTGGAACATATTCTTCCGCAGTTCCTGACTGGTTATTGGCCGCCACCCTTTCAAAGATGGTACCCCCTTTACGTTCTCAAAATCGCACCACCACTGCTCCCTTCAGACCTTCCCAAGAAGGATTCTTGGCTTTCTCCTTCTTGGCTTTGAACCAGAAGCGAGCACTCCCCTCCATACTGAATTCTGCTAGGTGCACCCTTTCCTCCTCTGCCACACCTTGTAACTCGAAGAACTTCTTTGCCTTCGAGACCCACCCACACAGATCGAACCCTTCAAAAGTGGGCAGTTCTATCCTTTTCTTCCCGCTGGGTTGCACTTCGTGGCGTTCTCCCGCTCCCTCTCCCACGTTCTCCTCTTGCCTCCTTTTGTTCTCGTTGATCGAGGCTTGGTCCTGGTTGCTG TGCCACTATCTGTGCCTTCCTTCTATCAATCGCAATTTCCATCACCCCATAGATTTTGGTAACGTCTCGATACAGCAGTTTCTTGACTACTTGATTCCGGCAGCTTCCCAAAGAGACAAATTCTGGAATCCAACACCCCCACTTCGAAACGGCAGGTTCTTGGTAAcgtctttttttcctttcttgattCTCCAACACTATTCTCGAAACGACAGTTCTCCTGTTTTTGGCAGCCTTTCAATCTGA